Proteins encoded by one window of Streptomyces clavuligerus:
- a CDS encoding roadblock/LC7 domain-containing protein, whose product MSQAAQNLNWLITNFVDNTPGVSHTVVVSADGLLLAMSEGFPRDRADQLAAVASGLTSLTAGASRIFEGGAVNQTVVEMERGFLFIMSISDGSSLAVLAHPEADIGLVGYEMALLVDRAGNVLTPDLRAELQGSLLN is encoded by the coding sequence ATGAGCCAGGCAGCGCAGAATCTGAACTGGTTGATCACCAACTTCGTGGACAACACCCCCGGGGTGTCCCACACGGTGGTGGTCTCCGCCGACGGACTCCTGCTGGCGATGTCCGAAGGATTCCCGCGCGACCGTGCCGACCAGCTCGCGGCCGTCGCCTCCGGACTGACCTCGCTGACCGCGGGGGCCTCCCGCATCTTCGAGGGCGGGGCCGTCAACCAGACGGTCGTGGAGATGGAGCGCGGCTTCCTCTTCATCATGTCCATCTCGGACGGGTCCTCACTGGCCGTCCTCGCCCACCCGGAGGCCGACATCGGCCTGGTCGGCTATGAGATGGCCCTCCTGGTGGACCGTGCCGGAAATGTCCTGACTCCCGACCTCCGCGCGGAACTTCAGGGGAGTCTTCTCAACTAA
- a CDS encoding DUF742 domain-containing protein, whose product MATPPGGRPYDGDAHRTAEERSRHRYGFTPAPEGQGMGPGHGQGQGQFPGHGQGQPQGGGLPPYPGQPHQPYASPYEQRPYERPYQQRQQRAAPEPPPQNTHNPLVRPYAMTGGRTRPRYQLAIEALVSTTADPSSLHGQLPEHQRICRLCIEIKSVAEISALLHIPLGVARILVADLAEAGLVAIHQPGGDEAAGGQPDVTLLERVLSGLRKL is encoded by the coding sequence GTGGCAACACCCCCGGGCGGACGCCCCTACGACGGCGATGCTCACCGGACGGCCGAGGAGCGATCCCGCCACCGCTACGGATTCACTCCGGCACCGGAGGGACAGGGCATGGGACCGGGCCACGGCCAGGGTCAGGGGCAGTTCCCGGGCCACGGCCAGGGGCAGCCCCAGGGCGGCGGCCTTCCCCCGTACCCCGGGCAGCCGCACCAGCCGTATGCCTCACCGTATGAGCAACGGCCCTATGAACGGCCCTACCAGCAGCGGCAGCAGCGGGCAGCCCCGGAGCCGCCGCCGCAGAACACACACAATCCGCTGGTGCGTCCGTACGCCATGACCGGCGGCCGGACCCGGCCCCGCTACCAGCTCGCCATCGAGGCGCTGGTCAGCACCACGGCCGATCCGTCGAGCCTGCACGGGCAACTGCCCGAGCACCAGCGGATCTGCCGGCTGTGCATCGAAATCAAGTCGGTCGCCGAGATCTCGGCGCTGCTCCATATCCCCCTCGGCGTGGCCCGAATCCTCGTCGCCGACCTGGCGGAGGCGGGCCTCGTCGCCATCCACCAGCCGGGCGGCGACGAGGCCGCCGGTGGTCAGCCAGATGTGACACTGCTCGAAAGGGTGCTCAGTGGACTTCGCAAGCTCTAG
- a CDS encoding GTP-binding protein — MDFASSSGGAARSTTSAKIVVAGGFGVGKTTFVGAVSEINPLRTEAVMTSASAGIDDLTHTGDKTTTTVAMDFGRITLDQDLILYLFGTPGQDRFWFMWDDLVRGAIGAVVLVDTRRLADCFPAVDYFENSGLPFVIALNGFDGHQPYSPEEVREALQIGPDTPIITTDARHRADAKSALITLVEHALMARLR; from the coding sequence GTGGACTTCGCAAGCTCTAGCGGCGGTGCTGCCCGCTCAACCACCAGCGCGAAAATCGTGGTGGCGGGCGGCTTCGGCGTGGGCAAGACCACGTTCGTCGGCGCCGTCTCGGAGATCAACCCGCTGCGCACCGAGGCCGTCATGACATCGGCCTCCGCCGGCATCGACGACCTCACCCACACCGGAGACAAGACCACCACCACCGTGGCCATGGACTTCGGACGCATCACCCTCGACCAGGACCTCATCCTCTACCTCTTCGGCACCCCCGGACAGGACCGCTTCTGGTTCATGTGGGACGACCTCGTCCGCGGCGCCATCGGCGCCGTCGTCCTCGTCGACACCCGCCGCCTCGCCGACTGCTTCCCCGCCGTCGACTACTTCGAAAACAGCGGCCTCCCCTTCGTCATCGCCCTCAACGGCTTCGACGGACACCAGCCCTACAGCCCCGAAGAAGTCCGCGAAGCCCTCCAGATCGGCCCCGACACCCCCATCATCACCACCGACGCACGCCACCGCGCCGACGCCAAAAGCGCCCTCATCACCCTCGTCGAACACGCCCTCATGGCCCGGCTGCGCTAG
- a CDS encoding acyl-CoA carboxylase subunit epsilon produces the protein MSTPTTESSLLRVEKGACEPEELAAITAVLLARAAAKPGEPDQVTPSAAGWRRLERQRGFQPSHSWQG, from the coding sequence ATGAGCACACCCACCACCGAGTCCTCCCTGCTGCGTGTGGAGAAGGGCGCGTGCGAGCCCGAGGAACTGGCGGCGATCACCGCGGTCCTGCTGGCCCGCGCCGCGGCCAAGCCCGGCGAGCCGGACCAGGTCACCCCCTCCGCCGCCGGCTGGCGCCGGCTGGAGCGGCAGCGCGGCTTCCAGCCCTCCCACAGCTGGCAGGGCTGA
- a CDS encoding acyl-CoA carboxylase subunit beta translates to MTVVDETPSEPTDARGRVAELRELRERAVRGPSDRATEAQHAKGKLTARERIDLLVDAGSFREVEQLRRHRATGFGLEARKPYTDGVITGWGTVEGRTVFVYAHDFRIFGGALGEAHATKIHKIMDMAIAAGAPLVSLNDGAGARIQEGVSALAGYGGIFQRNTRASGVIPQISVMLGPCAGGAAYSPALTDFVFMVRETSQMFITGPDVVKAVTGEEITQNGLGGADVHAETSGVAHFAYDDEETCIAEVRYLLSMLPQNNRENPPTVATDDPADRRSDVLLDLVPADGNRPYDMHQVIEELVDEGDYLEVHERWARNIICALARLDGRVVGIVANQPQTLAGVLDIEASEKGARFVQMCDAFNIPIITFLDVPGFLPGVDQEHGGIIRHGAKLLYAYCNATVPRISLILRKAYGGAYIVMDSQSIGADLTYAWPTNEIAVMGAEGAANVIFRRQIAEAEDPEVMRTRMVKEYKSELMHPYYAAERGLVDDVIDPSETREVLIAALAMLRTKHADLPSRKHGNPPQ, encoded by the coding sequence ATGACCGTTGTGGACGAGACCCCCAGCGAGCCGACGGACGCGCGCGGCCGTGTGGCGGAGCTGCGTGAGCTGCGTGAGCGGGCGGTACGCGGCCCGAGCGACCGAGCGACCGAGGCGCAGCACGCCAAGGGGAAGCTGACCGCGCGCGAGCGGATCGACCTGCTGGTGGACGCGGGCTCCTTCCGCGAGGTGGAGCAGTTGCGGCGGCACCGGGCCACGGGGTTCGGCCTGGAGGCCAGAAAGCCCTACACGGACGGTGTGATCACCGGCTGGGGGACGGTCGAGGGCCGGACGGTCTTCGTGTACGCCCATGACTTCCGGATCTTCGGCGGCGCGCTGGGCGAGGCCCACGCCACCAAGATCCACAAGATCATGGACATGGCCATCGCGGCCGGCGCCCCCCTGGTCTCGCTGAACGACGGCGCGGGCGCCCGTATCCAGGAGGGCGTCTCGGCGCTCGCCGGATACGGCGGGATCTTCCAGCGCAACACCCGTGCCTCCGGGGTGATCCCGCAGATCTCGGTGATGCTCGGCCCGTGCGCGGGCGGCGCGGCCTACAGCCCCGCCCTCACCGACTTCGTCTTCATGGTCCGCGAGACCTCGCAGATGTTCATCACGGGCCCGGACGTGGTCAAGGCCGTGACCGGCGAGGAGATCACCCAGAACGGCCTCGGCGGTGCGGATGTGCACGCCGAGACCTCCGGCGTGGCGCACTTCGCCTACGACGACGAGGAGACCTGCATCGCGGAGGTGCGCTACCTCCTGTCGATGCTGCCGCAGAACAACCGTGAGAATCCGCCCACCGTCGCCACCGACGACCCGGCGGACCGCCGCTCCGACGTCCTGCTCGACCTGGTGCCCGCCGACGGCAACCGGCCGTACGACATGCACCAGGTGATCGAGGAGCTGGTGGACGAGGGCGACTATCTGGAGGTCCACGAGCGCTGGGCGCGGAACATCATCTGCGCCCTGGCCCGGCTGGACGGCCGGGTGGTCGGCATCGTGGCCAACCAGCCGCAGACCCTCGCCGGGGTCCTCGATATCGAGGCTTCGGAAAAGGGTGCGCGCTTTGTCCAGATGTGCGACGCTTTCAATATTCCGATCATCACGTTTCTGGATGTCCCCGGCTTCCTTCCGGGTGTCGACCAGGAGCACGGTGGGATCATCCGGCACGGCGCGAAGCTGCTCTACGCGTACTGCAACGCGACGGTGCCGCGGATCTCGCTGATCCTGCGCAAGGCGTACGGCGGCGCGTACATCGTGATGGACTCCCAGTCCATCGGCGCCGACCTGACCTACGCCTGGCCGACCAACGAGATCGCGGTCATGGGCGCCGAGGGTGCCGCCAATGTGATCTTCCGTCGGCAGATCGCCGAGGCGGAGGACCCCGAGGTCATGCGGACCCGCATGGTCAAGGAGTACAAGTCCGAGCTGATGCACCCGTACTACGCCGCGGAGCGGGGGCTCGTGGACGACGTCATCGACCCCTCGGAGACCCGCGAGGTGCTGATCGCCGCGCTCGCCATGCTCCGCACCAAACACGCCGACCTGCCGTCCCGCAAGCACGGCAACCCGCCGCAGTAG